A single Kitasatospora kifunensis DNA region contains:
- a CDS encoding aggregation-promoting factor C-terminal-like domain-containing protein codes for MPAISTCMRNSAALLASAAGIVAIGAAIAPSAASADTPQAIAASIVPADQLASFDQIVSHESGWNVTATNPSSGAYGLGQALPGNKMASAGADWQTNATTQIKWTYDYMNSRYGSPNQAWAYWQVHHNY; via the coding sequence ATGCCCGCGATCTCCACCTGTATGCGCAACTCCGCCGCCCTGCTCGCCTCCGCCGCCGGCATCGTCGCGATCGGCGCCGCCATCGCCCCGAGCGCCGCCTCGGCCGACACCCCGCAGGCCATCGCCGCGAGCATCGTCCCCGCCGACCAGCTGGCCTCCTTCGACCAGATCGTCTCCCACGAGAGCGGCTGGAACGTCACCGCCACCAACCCCTCCTCGGGCGCCTACGGCCTGGGCCAGGCCCTGCCGGGCAACAAGATGGCCTCCGCCGGCGCCGACTGGCAGACCAACGCCACCACCCAGATCAAGTGGACCTACGACTACATGAACAGCCGCTACGGCAGCCCCAACCAGGCCTGGGCCTACTGGCAGGTCCACCACAACTACTGA
- a CDS encoding NUDIX hydrolase: MAETIEKVAWIHLDAGRLLATRTHGRDLFYLPGGKPESGETHEQALVREIGEELGITLDATAITPVLIVQAPADNKPAGTVVRTYCFTADHAGEPAACGEIAEIAYLTHGDHPRASPATREVLDRLAASGGLLRW, translated from the coding sequence ATGGCCGAGACGATCGAGAAGGTGGCCTGGATCCACCTGGACGCGGGTCGACTCCTCGCCACCCGCACCCACGGCCGCGACCTGTTCTACCTGCCCGGTGGCAAGCCCGAGTCCGGCGAGACCCACGAGCAGGCGCTGGTCCGCGAGATCGGCGAAGAACTCGGCATCACCCTCGATGCCACCGCCATCACACCGGTGCTGATCGTCCAGGCGCCCGCCGACAACAAACCGGCCGGCACGGTGGTCCGCACGTACTGCTTCACCGCCGACCACGCGGGCGAACCGGCCGCGTGCGGGGAGATCGCGGAGATCGCCTACCTCACGCACGGTGACCACCCGCGTGCCAGCCCGGCCACGCGGGAGGTCCTGGACCGCCTGGCCGCCAGCGGCGGGCTGTTGCGCTGGTAG